A stretch of the Natribaculum luteum genome encodes the following:
- a CDS encoding ABC transporter substrate-binding protein gives MPGDGGSSEWHQWNDQISRRRALEALGMVGAVSTAGCFGSTEGSDGDGGDGNSSGNDGSSSSGTDVETRYVGQELRLQTTINPEEQHFASMTVGATGFPVQETKYSFDNRIYAATHEPGFFGKFWDVLYWPFDIADDEIYAGLYEDWEIDDHMIRTKIRDDAYWSDGEPVRAWDAVFKQACNKQPGRFGAPPDETRFHTGFIGGYNLPDGKDGKVIEWYTPDTPEWNDSEGFSITGHGEMLNRLGSTQSFGAAVAFPGAPTHLGPYQPLVEEAVELWEQKPDEDDVEYSGLIGSVVAQRHELSEELHEWSRNPDNIVTHGPWTVSEIRGTEEIILEPNEHHRLADEINFDRVVFEFIQDENRRRASIQSERLDAAPINVGSEETDTIPDIYELFLAPAKTGYALGIDHHGPYGMESAEDLYAIREFRQALLYALDKEAIAGNINPATTSAITRPGFDQWWVDEFVSEEWAEENLIDYSQDLDKAEEKMREAGFERGDDGWWEYEGERFQDEFSTNKNTPIFETTVANQLQEFGLDVQVQTYESGVYGENLQGLRENTYVDERYGESGNFSMYRANTADLQAGYFDALWHRTWWWSQARADWVRRNNWFSHETQESALDNYADNGYVRGQVSLWEDWTVEIPPIGEPGGELETFNPSWTWGQTRVGPYDFDSDFEDHPYMNPPDGGSTEYYVKKFAWTQNYLVPNPPLARTANQHYINTTNWNLRTDEDAWKFYGVVWELPAILGLNWPKADPENPKPGAEVE, from the coding sequence ATGCCAGGCGATGGCGGCAGTAGTGAGTGGCACCAGTGGAACGACCAGATTTCCCGGCGACGCGCCCTCGAGGCCCTCGGCATGGTCGGAGCAGTATCGACTGCCGGCTGTTTCGGCAGCACCGAAGGGAGCGATGGAGACGGCGGCGATGGGAATAGCTCGGGTAACGACGGTTCGTCGTCAAGCGGTACGGACGTCGAGACTCGATACGTCGGACAGGAGCTCAGGCTGCAGACCACGATCAATCCGGAAGAGCAGCACTTCGCCTCCATGACGGTCGGCGCGACGGGGTTCCCCGTCCAGGAAACGAAGTACTCCTTCGACAACCGCATCTACGCGGCCACGCACGAACCCGGATTCTTCGGGAAGTTCTGGGACGTCCTGTACTGGCCGTTCGACATCGCCGACGACGAGATCTACGCCGGTCTGTACGAGGACTGGGAAATCGACGACCACATGATCCGGACGAAGATCAGGGACGACGCCTACTGGAGCGACGGCGAACCCGTCCGCGCGTGGGACGCCGTCTTCAAACAGGCGTGCAACAAGCAACCCGGGCGGTTCGGTGCGCCGCCGGACGAGACGCGCTTTCACACCGGATTTATCGGCGGTTACAACCTCCCCGACGGCAAGGACGGAAAGGTCATCGAGTGGTACACTCCCGATACGCCCGAGTGGAACGATTCGGAGGGGTTCTCCATCACCGGTCACGGCGAGATGCTAAACCGACTCGGTAGCACGCAGAGCTTCGGCGCAGCCGTTGCGTTCCCAGGCGCCCCGACCCATCTCGGCCCGTACCAACCGCTGGTAGAGGAGGCGGTCGAACTCTGGGAGCAGAAACCCGATGAGGACGACGTCGAATACAGCGGACTTATTGGTTCGGTCGTCGCACAACGACACGAACTAAGCGAGGAGCTTCACGAGTGGTCGCGGAACCCGGACAACATCGTCACACACGGTCCATGGACCGTCTCGGAGATCCGCGGCACCGAAGAGATCATCCTGGAACCGAACGAACACCACAGGCTCGCCGACGAGATCAACTTCGACCGAGTCGTCTTCGAGTTCATTCAGGACGAGAACCGCCGTCGCGCCTCCATACAGAGCGAACGGCTCGATGCGGCTCCAATAAACGTCGGCTCCGAAGAGACCGACACTATCCCGGACATCTACGAGCTGTTCCTCGCGCCGGCGAAAACCGGCTACGCGCTGGGAATCGACCACCATGGTCCCTATGGGATGGAGTCGGCGGAGGATCTGTACGCGATCCGTGAGTTCCGGCAGGCTCTCCTGTACGCGCTCGACAAGGAGGCGATCGCAGGGAACATCAACCCCGCGACCACCTCGGCGATCACGAGACCAGGCTTCGACCAGTGGTGGGTCGACGAGTTCGTTTCCGAGGAGTGGGCCGAAGAGAACCTGATCGACTACTCCCAGGACCTCGACAAGGCCGAGGAGAAGATGCGGGAGGCCGGCTTCGAACGGGGAGACGACGGCTGGTGGGAGTACGAGGGCGAGAGATTCCAAGACGAGTTCTCCACCAACAAGAATACGCCGATCTTTGAGACGACCGTCGCCAATCAGCTTCAGGAGTTCGGCCTCGACGTGCAGGTCCAGACATACGAGTCGGGCGTCTACGGTGAGAACTTGCAGGGCCTCAGGGAGAATACCTACGTCGACGAGCGGTACGGCGAGTCCGGCAACTTCTCGATGTACAGGGCCAACACCGCCGACCTACAGGCCGGCTATTTCGACGCGCTCTGGCATCGGACGTGGTGGTGGTCCCAGGCTCGTGCGGACTGGGTGCGGCGGAACAACTGGTTCTCACACGAGACACAGGAGAGCGCTCTCGATAATTATGCCGACAACGGATACGTCCGTGGACAGGTTTCACTCTGGGAGGACTGGACTGTCGAAATCCCCCCGATAGGGGAACCCGGCGGGGAACTCGAGACGTTCAACCCCAGCTGGACGTGGGGGCAGACGCGCGTCGGGCCCTACGACTTCGACAGCGACTTCGAGGACCATCCGTACATGAACCCGCCTGACGGCGGTAGTACGGAGTACTACGTGAAGAAGTTCGCGTGGACACAGAACTACCTCGTTCCGAATCCGCCGCTCGCTCGGACAGCCAACCAGCACTACATCAACACGACGAACTGGAATCTGCGGACCGACGAAGACGCCTGGAAGTTTTACGGAGTCGTGTGGGAGCTCCCGGCCATCCTCGGTCTGAACTGGCCGAAGGCCGATCCCGAGAATCCGAAGCCCGGCGCCGAGGTCGAGTAA
- a CDS encoding AAA family ATPase: MTLREATELVDDIIDEVETVVIADRDFLENVVLGILSQGHVLLEDVPGTGKTLTANAFATVLNLSFSRVQFTPDLLPKDVLGTNVFNENDGTFEFQEGPIFGNVILGDEINRAPPKTQAAMLETMAERQVTVEGETRQLPEPFFVIATQNPVGQEGTFPLPEAQVDRFLVKDTLGQPDREGKVELLQRRADRFQSIPEARPLIDDPELILELQRVPETIRVHDDLLGYMAEIVERSHDDHRTHVGVSPRGLQRLFEASRARAVIEGREYVVPGDIQRIAEPVLSHRLVLSPQAEVNDVRKSQVVRDILDGVPVPSIEDETRTAAEASQ; the protein is encoded by the coding sequence TTGACCCTCCGAGAGGCTACCGAATTAGTCGACGACATCATCGACGAGGTTGAGACGGTCGTGATCGCTGACCGGGACTTTCTCGAGAACGTCGTGCTCGGGATTCTATCCCAGGGACACGTCCTCCTGGAAGACGTTCCGGGAACGGGAAAGACGCTTACCGCGAACGCGTTCGCGACTGTCCTGAACCTCTCGTTCTCTCGGGTCCAATTCACGCCGGATCTGCTCCCCAAGGACGTACTCGGGACGAACGTGTTCAACGAAAACGACGGGACCTTCGAGTTTCAGGAGGGCCCCATCTTCGGGAACGTCATCCTGGGCGACGAGATCAATCGCGCGCCGCCGAAAACGCAGGCGGCGATGCTCGAGACGATGGCCGAGAGACAGGTGACCGTCGAAGGCGAGACGCGACAGTTGCCCGAACCGTTCTTCGTCATCGCCACGCAGAACCCGGTGGGACAGGAGGGGACGTTTCCGCTGCCCGAAGCGCAAGTCGACCGGTTCCTCGTGAAAGATACCCTCGGTCAACCGGACAGGGAAGGCAAAGTCGAGCTGCTCCAACGCCGTGCCGACCGGTTCCAGAGCATTCCAGAGGCCCGACCGTTAATCGACGACCCCGAACTCATCCTCGAACTCCAGCGGGTCCCCGAGACGATCAGGGTACACGACGATCTGCTCGGATACATGGCCGAAATCGTCGAACGCTCACACGACGACCACCGCACCCACGTAGGGGTCTCCCCGCGGGGCCTGCAGCGCCTGTTCGAAGCTTCGCGGGCGCGCGCAGTCATCGAAGGGCGCGAGTACGTCGTCCCCGGAGATATTCAGCGGATCGCTGAACCGGTGCTCTCACACCGACTCGTCCTGTCCCCGCAGGCGGAGGTAAACGACGTCCGGAAGTCCCAGGTCGTTCGGGACATCCTCGACGGGGTTCCCGTCCCGTCGATCGAGGACGAGACGCGGACCGCCGCCGAGGCCTCCCAGTAA
- the tnpC gene encoding IS66 family transposase, translated as MNWDDLTKDELLSRFLQMEERIDELEEKLDQKDERIEEQNERIEELETRLRKYENPHTPPSKRRSGTDESPTSQDDEDDDVRTDGGTPGRKDGHDPEWRSSPDPDEEVEVTCECCPECGEYFDESVGVSPRLVEEIPDPQPPEVTQYNHHRYQCDSCGTETVATHPDCPDEGQFGVNVIAQSALSRYDHRLPYRKIADRFEQLHELELSGASAWHATERAARAGRCEYEQIRRKIQDADVVHIDETGIKRDGEQAWIWTFKTSQHTLYAVRESRGSDVPAEVLSEDFAGTVICDGWTAYPAFSSNLQRCWAHILREAEDAAAKQDEAIPIHRELKQLYVGLQARLETDLSQRERAEVHRVGQRGLEKIIDRSVPDGPVATLLGKLEGGLDHWLTFVGEPAVSPTNNAAENALREPVVLRKIIGTLRNDRGMFVHETILSLLATWRQQGRNPYEELTRVVHDNEIISRDQAAPVVEPSG; from the coding sequence ATGAACTGGGACGATCTCACCAAGGACGAACTCCTCTCGCGGTTTCTCCAGATGGAGGAACGAATCGACGAGCTGGAGGAGAAACTTGACCAGAAGGACGAGCGGATCGAGGAACAGAACGAACGAATCGAAGAGCTCGAAACACGCCTACGGAAGTACGAGAATCCACACACTCCACCCAGCAAGCGACGGTCGGGGACCGACGAGTCCCCGACCTCGCAGGACGACGAAGACGACGATGTCCGAACTGACGGCGGCACTCCTGGCCGAAAGGACGGTCACGACCCAGAGTGGCGCTCTTCACCAGATCCTGACGAAGAGGTCGAGGTTACCTGTGAGTGCTGTCCTGAGTGTGGCGAGTACTTCGACGAGTCGGTGGGCGTTAGCCCCCGACTCGTCGAGGAGATTCCGGATCCACAGCCACCAGAAGTCACCCAGTACAACCACCACCGCTACCAGTGCGACTCCTGTGGAACGGAGACAGTTGCGACTCACCCCGACTGCCCCGATGAGGGGCAGTTCGGGGTGAACGTCATCGCGCAATCAGCACTGTCACGGTACGATCACCGCCTTCCCTACCGGAAGATCGCTGATCGCTTCGAGCAACTGCACGAGCTCGAACTCTCGGGCGCGTCCGCGTGGCACGCGACCGAGCGCGCTGCGCGCGCCGGTCGCTGTGAGTACGAGCAGATCCGTCGGAAGATCCAAGATGCCGATGTGGTTCACATCGATGAAACAGGGATCAAACGTGACGGTGAGCAGGCGTGGATTTGGACGTTCAAGACATCTCAGCATACGTTGTACGCGGTTAGGGAGAGTCGTGGAAGTGATGTTCCCGCAGAAGTCCTCAGCGAGGACTTCGCGGGAACGGTCATTTGTGACGGATGGACGGCCTATCCAGCCTTCAGCAGCAATCTCCAGCGGTGTTGGGCACACATTCTCCGAGAAGCTGAAGACGCGGCTGCAAAACAGGACGAAGCCATTCCGATCCACCGCGAACTCAAGCAGTTGTACGTCGGTCTCCAGGCGCGGCTGGAGACCGACTTGTCACAACGTGAACGTGCGGAAGTTCACCGAGTAGGGCAGAGAGGGCTAGAGAAGATCATCGACCGGTCAGTGCCCGACGGACCAGTGGCAACACTTCTCGGGAAGTTGGAAGGTGGCCTCGACCACTGGCTCACCTTCGTCGGTGAGCCAGCGGTCTCACCGACGAATAATGCCGCAGAGAATGCACTTCGTGAACCGGTTGTGTTGCGGAAAATCATCGGAACCCTCCGGAACGACCGTGGAATGTTCGTTCACGAGACGATCTTGTCCCTGCTGGCGACGTGGCGCCAGCAGGGACGCAACCCATACGAGGAACTCACGCGGGTTGTCCACGACAACGAGATAATCTCACGAGATCAGGCTGCGCCGGTTGTTGAGCCCTCGGGGTAA
- a CDS encoding ABC transporter permease, whose protein sequence is MSYLRDRLIQAVVTLYGIVTLSFFLQKSMPGGPIEFLEQDMYQNPGRYGLSTDPDPQVVMATIERMTKIPPEKPIHEAYVDYMVNVVFQFDFGYSIVVNAGVPVTELVLARAPWTVFLSTLGLIYGIVIGVSLGAVMAYYEGTKFDIGMTWAMILDRSIPYYIAAIFLLYVFAFQLNWFPTGGRVNADLEPGLHVAWIASVWYHATLPALSTIITGFGAGALGMRANSIRLIGSDYVRNARLRGLTNTQIVLTYIGRNAILPQWTSIIVGLGSLLGGSVILEMIYQYPGMGLLMYEAAIMRDFPLLMGVLVITSVLFILGTLLADFTYPLIDPRAEMKKSRE, encoded by the coding sequence ATGTCGTACCTGAGAGACCGATTAATCCAGGCCGTTGTCACGTTATACGGGATCGTGACTTTATCGTTTTTCCTACAGAAATCGATGCCGGGAGGCCCTATCGAGTTCCTGGAACAGGATATGTATCAGAACCCCGGACGATATGGCCTCTCGACCGATCCCGACCCGCAAGTTGTGATGGCTACCATAGAACGAATGACGAAGATACCGCCGGAGAAGCCGATACACGAAGCGTACGTCGACTACATGGTCAACGTAGTATTTCAATTTGATTTCGGGTACTCCATCGTTGTCAACGCCGGGGTTCCGGTAACCGAACTCGTCCTTGCGCGCGCGCCCTGGACGGTTTTTCTCTCGACGCTCGGCCTTATTTACGGTATCGTCATCGGGGTGTCCCTTGGTGCAGTCATGGCGTACTACGAGGGAACGAAGTTCGATATCGGGATGACGTGGGCGATGATCCTCGATCGGTCCATTCCATACTACATCGCGGCGATCTTTCTGCTGTACGTCTTCGCGTTCCAGCTTAACTGGTTTCCGACCGGGGGACGCGTGAATGCCGATCTGGAACCGGGGCTACACGTGGCGTGGATCGCATCGGTGTGGTATCACGCGACGTTACCGGCGCTCTCGACGATTATCACCGGGTTCGGAGCGGGCGCCCTCGGGATGAGAGCGAACTCGATACGATTGATCGGTTCCGATTACGTCCGGAACGCACGCCTGAGGGGGCTGACGAATACCCAGATCGTGTTGACGTATATCGGCCGAAACGCGATTCTCCCGCAATGGACCAGTATTATCGTCGGTCTGGGGTCACTCCTCGGCGGATCGGTGATCCTCGAGATGATCTACCAGTACCCCGGGATGGGGCTGTTGATGTACGAGGCTGCGATCATGCGGGATTTCCCGCTCTTGATGGGCGTTCTCGTGATTACGAGCGTCCTGTTCATTCTCGGGACGCTCCTCGCTGATTTCACCTACCCGTTGATCGATCCTCGAGCTGAGATGAAAAAGAGCCGAGAATAA
- a CDS encoding YIP1 family protein — protein MARRIATTPKEAITEKLNDLWSVTGLVFDPESFLEQKINSARIRWEVFLIVLIGGLSLPGIYYVSSLAAPIIDSEEFSFVLAGTLLRPVVAVFLLWVGYSLAFHVLSNQFRGRGPPGRLLKGTAWALLPLGFGNLIKSVALIFVYSHIDIESAMVGRGAKEQLDALLNAGLREPVFVVAMLLFVACLLWSGYLMALVVQVGKDLDRRVALKIAMVPVAVHALYLVLGLIRGSVNIAMMI, from the coding sequence ATGGCACGAAGAATAGCCACAACACCAAAGGAAGCCATAACGGAGAAACTCAACGACCTCTGGTCTGTGACAGGGCTCGTATTCGACCCCGAATCGTTCCTAGAACAAAAAATAAACTCGGCGCGGATCCGATGGGAAGTGTTTCTGATAGTTCTCATCGGTGGGTTATCCCTCCCGGGGATATACTACGTCTCGTCGCTCGCGGCACCGATCATCGATTCCGAGGAGTTCTCGTTCGTTCTTGCGGGCACGCTCCTGCGGCCCGTCGTCGCCGTTTTCCTTCTCTGGGTCGGCTACTCGCTGGCCTTCCATGTTCTCAGCAATCAGTTCCGAGGGCGCGGCCCGCCCGGGCGGCTTCTCAAGGGCACGGCCTGGGCGTTGCTACCGCTCGGTTTTGGGAATCTGATCAAGTCCGTCGCCCTAATATTCGTTTACTCCCACATAGACATCGAATCTGCAATGGTCGGTCGCGGGGCGAAAGAACAGTTGGACGCCCTCCTCAACGCTGGTCTGAGAGAACCAGTCTTCGTGGTTGCGATGCTACTGTTCGTGGCGTGTCTCCTCTGGAGCGGCTATCTCATGGCACTCGTCGTTCAGGTCGGAAAAGACCTTGATCGGCGTGTTGCCCTCAAGATCGCGATGGTTCCGGTCGCGGTGCATGCCCTCTATCTCGTATTGGGCCTGATACGAGGGTCAGTTAACATCGCGATGATGATCTGA
- a CDS encoding tryptophan 7-halogenase, translated as MCPPRVAIYEIVTKSAGAKHVLDILHGFLGISEDRFLHEVKPLWKGSVYFKDWCGYDPFHYTFDFFVQYPDRNAPKAAEQYYYLYDTVSTDPEYRTVSEAMVEDRKSPIYFDSTGHDRYQAVAYHLDLERFNSFLVDVCEERGIEVIDDEITAVDVDDGIVESVRSDAETYCGDLYVDASGFNRVIKGELEPAFREFELPVDSAYTAKIERPLSEAVPATVVESGEAGWFWQIDTFDFRDVGYVFSSEFTPDDRAASELITHCDGAISQSDLTKYEFTSGYHTEAWEGNCVAIGNAEGFVEPLQSTALTANIQAAANLSIVLSSHGRVEPSGARDLYNAWVQRLWESIYDFISIHYRYAAGNSPFWQAAQSVPLSRRVERLEEHFDRCGYNTKIQPGTPLSGEETLEELAVFAPINFFIVMRNMGVESTLYEENSFDLPDDMKREIDEFYNSMETKAEQLLTIEEVYRGILQIASQ; from the coding sequence ATGTGTCCCCCACGTGTCGCTATCTACGAGATAGTGACGAAATCAGCCGGGGCTAAACACGTACTGGACATCCTTCATGGATTCCTCGGAATTTCGGAAGACAGGTTTTTGCATGAAGTCAAACCACTCTGGAAAGGGTCGGTGTATTTTAAAGATTGGTGCGGTTACGATCCGTTCCACTATACGTTCGATTTTTTCGTCCAGTATCCGGACAGAAATGCCCCCAAGGCTGCCGAGCAGTACTACTACTTGTACGACACGGTCTCGACCGATCCGGAGTACCGAACGGTCAGCGAGGCGATGGTCGAGGACCGAAAGTCGCCGATATACTTCGATTCGACGGGACATGACCGCTATCAAGCGGTTGCGTACCACCTCGACCTCGAACGGTTCAACTCGTTTCTCGTCGACGTGTGCGAGGAGCGCGGGATCGAGGTGATAGATGACGAGATAACTGCCGTCGACGTGGACGACGGGATCGTCGAATCGGTACGGAGCGACGCGGAAACCTACTGCGGTGACCTGTACGTGGACGCTTCTGGGTTCAACAGAGTAATCAAGGGCGAGCTCGAGCCCGCGTTTCGGGAGTTCGAACTGCCGGTCGATTCGGCGTACACCGCGAAGATCGAACGGCCGCTGTCGGAGGCAGTACCGGCGACCGTCGTCGAATCCGGGGAAGCGGGGTGGTTCTGGCAGATCGACACCTTCGATTTCCGTGACGTAGGGTACGTGTTCTCCTCGGAGTTTACCCCCGACGACCGTGCCGCCTCGGAGTTGATAACCCACTGCGACGGCGCCATCTCCCAGAGCGATCTGACGAAGTACGAATTCACGTCCGGCTACCACACTGAGGCGTGGGAAGGGAACTGCGTCGCCATCGGTAACGCGGAGGGGTTCGTCGAACCCCTGCAGTCGACGGCCCTCACGGCAAATATCCAGGCGGCGGCCAATCTCTCGATCGTTCTGTCGTCCCACGGTCGGGTCGAACCCAGTGGCGCCAGGGATCTGTACAACGCTTGGGTACAGCGGCTCTGGGAGTCGATCTACGATTTCATCTCGATACACTACAGGTACGCCGCCGGCAACAGCCCGTTTTGGCAGGCGGCGCAATCGGTGCCCCTCAGTCGGCGAGTCGAACGCCTCGAGGAACACTTCGACCGGTGTGGATACAACACGAAGATACAACCCGGGACCCCGCTATCGGGCGAGGAGACGCTGGAGGAACTCGCCGTGTTCGCGCCGATCAACTTCTTCATCGTGATGCGGAACATGGGCGTCGAATCGACACTCTATGAAGAGAACTCGTTCGACCTGCCCGACGACATGAAACGCGAAATCGACGAGTTCTACAACTCCATGGAGACGAAAGCCGAACAGTTGCTCACGATCGAAGAGGTGTACAGGGGTATCCTGCAGATCGCGTCACAGTAA
- a CDS encoding metallophosphoesterase family protein produces MSETDDTAERQPIARLPRPTATSPTTIAVVGDPHVSTRREGGQRLPEHSEEHFRRAIADINRRDVDGTVSVGDLSANGGPWDFEAIDSLLSDLQSPFVSVPGNHDVPATSSADHEVLPQEEFEERYAGGSVPLVRQFGDVDIVGLDSMRLQRALDSEATEEQIEWLDERLVGLDDPVVMLHHPLPGMTDWLSRYEDRVEELTIPRLWENPDPLLDVLENRDVPLVLSGHKHMPGIARTRGVWEAMAPSTCTFPQGYLLLEITRSGTDVSFVPVADHEGLEEAFLRRHTAFTKTRMYASAAAILLSSPPIDARNGDTK; encoded by the coding sequence ATGTCCGAGACAGACGATACTGCGGAGAGACAGCCTATCGCTCGCCTCCCACGACCGACGGCAACATCGCCAACGACGATCGCGGTCGTCGGTGATCCGCACGTTTCGACGCGGCGGGAAGGAGGACAACGACTCCCTGAACACTCAGAAGAGCATTTCCGTCGCGCAATTGCGGACATTAACCGGCGTGACGTCGACGGGACGGTTAGCGTAGGAGACCTCTCGGCCAACGGTGGGCCGTGGGACTTCGAGGCCATCGACAGTCTGCTCTCTGATCTGCAGTCGCCGTTCGTGAGCGTTCCCGGAAATCACGACGTTCCGGCCACCTCCAGTGCCGACCACGAGGTACTCCCTCAGGAGGAGTTCGAGGAGCGCTACGCCGGTGGAAGCGTCCCCCTCGTCCGCCAGTTCGGGGACGTCGACATCGTGGGTCTCGACAGCATGCGCCTCCAGCGGGCCCTGGATAGCGAAGCCACGGAAGAACAGATCGAATGGCTCGACGAACGACTCGTCGGCCTGGACGATCCTGTCGTCATGTTACACCACCCGCTGCCCGGGATGACCGACTGGCTTTCCCGCTACGAGGACCGCGTCGAGGAGTTGACTATCCCCCGACTCTGGGAGAACCCCGATCCGCTTCTCGACGTTCTCGAAAACCGTGACGTCCCGCTGGTGTTGAGCGGACACAAGCACATGCCTGGCATCGCGCGGACGCGAGGCGTCTGGGAAGCGATGGCGCCCTCGACATGCACGTTCCCGCAGGGCTATCTCCTTCTCGAAATCACCCGGTCGGGAACCGACGTCTCGTTCGTCCCGGTCGCGGACCACGAGGGGCTGGAGGAAGCCTTCCTCCGGCGACACACCGCGTTCACCAAGACCCGAATGTACGCGAGCGCCGCCGCCATCTTGCTCTCGAGCCCGCCGATCGACGCTCGAAACGGCGATACGAAGTGA
- a CDS encoding tryptophan 7-halogenase, giving the protein MTATVDGIEDVVIVGGGDVGLATALALRKLNPDLGITVIDDLGADPPEVGKSTYQSILDIVRVYPEGSTTGAA; this is encoded by the coding sequence ATGACCGCTACAGTAGACGGTATCGAAGACGTCGTCATCGTCGGCGGCGGAGACGTGGGACTGGCGACGGCACTCGCTCTCAGAAAATTGAACCCGGATCTTGGGATCACTGTAATCGACGATCTCGGGGCCGACCCGCCCGAGGTCGGAAAGAGCACCTACCAGTCGATCCTGGACATCGTACGTGTTTACCCCGAGGGCTCAACAACCGGCGCAGCCTGA
- the tnpC gene encoding IS66 family transposase gives MSLGVSGSLESIDSTIRTENSTHLRQQLVVKELENRLLRRQITAKQQQIEQLEARLKRYENPNTPPSKQGGVAGSPGNDDSDEEENEDQGDDAGGDADAASGSSPGRDEGHEGTTRPPPEPEETIRVDQGYCPDCEQILSNPDSYISRTIIDIPLPIPTTVVEYELGKHRCSCGNEVVAEHPDCPETGRFGPNIMAQTALGRFHQRLPNRKQAELFDWELDTPISHRTIYNLTKRVADRLRPAYDDVKARIQESDVVYCDETGFPVDGEQHWAWTFVTDEEVLFWVDESRGSQVLEDVLGEDFAEDSTLSCDGWSAYPSYHTKLQRCWAHLLREAEYVAERYEEAERLSEELHALHDDLTAFDEEDPSASAREQKRAEASLHLEGLIREDYEAQEVKKLIEKIRNGLGHWLTFVTEPDVDSTNNRAERALREQVVLRKMFRTLRSAEGVQIHETITTMLATWKRRGLDPPEQLQSILGGQELRLG, from the coding sequence GTGTCGCTGGGGGTTAGCGGATCGCTGGAATCGATAGATTCCACGATCCGCACCGAGAACAGTACGCATCTCCGCCAGCAACTCGTCGTCAAAGAGCTTGAGAACCGACTTCTTCGTCGTCAGATCACTGCAAAACAACAGCAGATCGAACAACTTGAGGCTCGCCTCAAGCGGTACGAAAACCCAAACACACCTCCCAGTAAGCAGGGTGGCGTGGCTGGATCACCTGGCAACGATGACAGCGACGAGGAAGAGAACGAAGACCAAGGGGACGACGCTGGCGGCGACGCTGACGCCGCCAGCGGCTCCTCTCCAGGACGTGACGAAGGTCACGAAGGAACAACTCGACCGCCTCCGGAACCAGAGGAGACTATTCGAGTCGATCAGGGATATTGCCCAGACTGTGAGCAAATCCTCTCTAACCCGGACAGCTACATCTCACGGACGATTATCGACATACCTCTCCCTATTCCAACCACTGTCGTCGAGTACGAACTCGGCAAACACCGCTGTTCCTGTGGAAACGAAGTCGTTGCTGAACATCCAGACTGCCCGGAAACCGGGCGGTTTGGGCCAAATATCATGGCCCAAACCGCCCTCGGTAGGTTCCATCAGCGACTTCCAAACCGTAAACAGGCGGAGCTGTTTGACTGGGAACTCGATACACCCATCTCTCATCGGACGATCTACAACCTGACCAAGCGGGTCGCAGACCGGCTGCGACCCGCGTATGACGATGTCAAAGCCCGTATTCAGGAAAGTGACGTCGTCTACTGCGATGAAACGGGATTTCCTGTTGACGGAGAGCAACACTGGGCGTGGACGTTCGTTACTGACGAAGAAGTGCTGTTCTGGGTTGATGAGAGTCGTGGAAGTCAGGTGTTAGAGGACGTCCTCGGCGAGGACTTCGCCGAGGACTCAACGCTCAGCTGTGACGGTTGGTCAGCGTATCCGAGCTATCACACGAAGCTCCAGCGGTGCTGGGCACATCTGTTGCGGGAGGCGGAGTACGTTGCTGAACGGTACGAGGAAGCAGAGAGGTTGTCTGAGGAGTTACACGCTCTCCATGACGATTTAACGGCGTTCGACGAGGAGGATCCGTCCGCCTCCGCCCGCGAGCAAAAGCGGGCGGAGGCGTCGTTACATCTGGAAGGCCTGATCAGGGAAGACTACGAGGCACAGGAGGTCAAGAAGCTGATCGAGAAGATCAGGAACGGGTTAGGGCACTGGCTGACGTTCGTTACAGAGCCAGACGTCGATTCGACGAATAATCGCGCAGAGCGCGCTCTGCGCGAGCAAGTTGTGCTGCGGAAGATGTTCCGGACCCTCCGCTCAGCCGAAGGGGTCCAGATTCACGAGACGATTACGACCATGTTAGCCACGTGGAAACGACGAGGACTTGATCCGCCTGAACAGCTCCAGTCCATCCTCGGTGGGCAAGAACTCAGATTAGGATGA